AACTATATGTGGAAGTTATTCAAGTTGTGATTTCTCGTCAGTTGTGCTGGGTACGTCCTTTGCTGTTATTGGTCAAATCTTCGGAACCTCCAATCATTAATGATTTACGTGAAGCGTCTGACCTACTTTGGCCTATAAATTTATTTCGACCAGCTTTAGATACAGAAGTCATTGATCTATTGAGTCAGGTATTAGCAAAAGAACCAAAACCTGAACTAGACTCCCCTGCTAAACAGCTACTTCATCAGTTTATTCATAAGGTTTGGCAAGCTTATAAGAAAGGATGTACAGGCTAGTAGCGTTGTGTGAGATAAAAAATTATGCTTCACTTGAATGAAGCAAAACACTACATACTTAAAGCTTTGCAGTTTATATCTAGAAATACGCAAAATTTCTCATGTCTCTATGAAAATAGAATATCTTAGCTATCTTAATTCACCTTGGACATAATTTCTAAATAATAAAGCTTTAAGCTTTGATAATGGGTTTATAATCTCATCTGAGATAAAGATTAGCTCAAGCTACAAAAATAAATAATCGTTAAGATTCTAGACACACTTCTAAACTGCTCACACTACAAAAGAAAATCTAAAACTCTTTTTCCCCAAACAAAGCGTGCCTTGTGCTTAATTTTCAATCTTGAAATATTTTTTACAACAAAATATCAGCAAACACTGCTGTTACTAAGACTTATATTACCAAATTCCTAAGCTTGATTATTTACAGTTACTTTTTAAGTATTATTAGTAACATAAAGTACTGTAATAGTAAGTATTTTTTTAGATATTTGGCACTAATTGGATACGCCCAGCATCCATTTCTGCCATTAACAATTCCAATGCTTCATAATCAATGTCAGAGATGTAACCCATTTCTGTTAGTTCTGAGTTGATTTCATTTTCTATTTCCGGAGTTAATTTTTTTATTAGAAGCGCTCTTTCTACTAGTTGACGAATAACATATCTAGTTTTCATACGTAATTAACCAACCAACTTTATATAGTTATTATCCCAGCCACAATTTTGTATAAAATGTGATCTGACACGTAGGTTAGCAGTGATCTGAATCACACCTTAGGAGTGATTTGATTCGCGATCGCCTCCTGCATCTATCACATGGTTGAAGTGCAGGTAGAACCTTTAACATTGCTTGAATGTTGGCATTTACCAAACTTTAGTAATAACTGATTGAAAACTAAGGGACATGGCAAGCAATAATATTTAATCTTTATTTTAACAAAAGTATACTTAAATACATTTTCTTTGGGATTTGACAATCTTTAAACAGAAATATTAGACCAATAAAGATTCCACAAAGAGAAGTAATACAAATGGTCGATGTAGGCAGAAAGAGTATATGGTCAAATACATCTATCTTCCATTATTCAAAAAATTTACATTACATTTAGGATGACACTATGCAAGCGGTGCTTAAGAATCCAACAATTACGGTCATTCGTCCTCAGGGCAGTTTAAATGCTGCTAATGCTCTGGAATTTAAACAAGATTTAATAAAAGCACTGGCACAAAATACAAGCAGTAGATTGCTGGTAGATTTGGAGCAAGTAGAAGCATTAGATAGTGCTGGCTTAATGGCGCTGGTATCTGCACTCAAGTTTGCTCAAGACTTAGGAAGACAATTTAGCCTTTGCTCGGTTTCCCCATCTCTGAGAATTGTATTTGAACTTACTCAACTCGATAAAGTTTTTGAAATATTTTGAAGGTAAAGTAGCATTTTAAGTCGCTTCTCACTCACTTTTAAGTTGATTGGCATGAAAAAATTTTGTAAACACTAATTAACACTCTGAAATTACCTAATCAATGCTAAGGTTGGAGGTGAGTAATACCAATTTTGGATTTGAGATTTGACATTTTGGGTTAAGATTCTTTAGCAGAAGGCTGTTCAGCGAATCTCAAATGTTTTAATCTAGTCCAGGTTGGTGTCAAAGTAATTTATTTAAAATAGCTAGAAGAATAGCACAGTGGCTATTGCAGTTGAAAAACTAATCACCTCAGATATCATCAAACCAGGTCGTTACCTGGGTAATGAGCGTCTGGCAATACACAAGCCGTGGGGAACGGCAGTGATACGTTGGGTATTGACTTATCCCGAAGTATACGAAGTAGGAGCCTCTAATTTAGGGCATATCATTCTCTATAACATTTTAAATGCCCAACCACGTCAATTATGCGATCGCGCTTACCTACCAAATCCAGACTTAGCGGCTAAATTGCGGACAACCAAAACGCCATTATTTGCCGTTGAGTCAAAGCGATCGCTTACAGAATTTGATATTTTGGGTTTTAGCCTCAGTTATGAACTTGGTGCTACCAATATTTTAGAAATGTTGGATTTGGCTGGTATTCCCCTGACCTGGAAAGAAAGAAATGAAAGGACAAGGGAGATAAGGAAACAAGGGGGACGACTTGGAGGACATGGGAGCATTCCCCAATCCTTTTGTTATCCGTTAATTTTTGCTGGTGGACAGACAGCGACATCCAATCCCGAACCCTACGCCGATTTCTTTGACTTTTTCGCCTTAGGGGACGGTGAAGAACTTCTGCCAGAAATTGGTTTAGTTTTAGAAGAAGGTAAACAAGCAGGCTTAAGTCGGCAAGAACTCTTGCTAGACTTGGCACAAATACCGGGTGTATACGTTCCCCAGTTTTACAATATGGCTGCGGATGGTTCTGTACATCCCAACCGGCCAGATGTACCCAAACGGATTTTGCGACGAGTTGCTACGCCCATTCCTGCTTATTCGATTGGGTTAGTTCCTTACGTCGAGACAGTCCATGATCGCTTGACGATTGAAATTCGACGCGGTTGTACTCGTGGTTGTCGCTTCTGCCAACCCGGAATGCTTACCCGCCCAGCACGGGATGTGGAACCAGAAAAGGTGGTGGCAGCAATTGAGAAGGGAATGCGGGAAACTGGGTACAACGAATTTTCTTTACTCTCTTTGAGTTGTTCTGATTATTTGTCCCTGCCAGCAGTGGGCATGGAAATCAAAAATCGCCTCAAAAATGACAATATTTCTCTTTCTCTGCCCAGCCAGAGGGTAGACAGATTTGATGAAAATATCGCTAATATTCTGGGTGGAATGCGACAAAGTGGTCTAACCTTTGCCCCAGAGGCTGGCACTCAAAGAATGCGAGATATTGTCAACAAGGGTTTGACGAATGAAGAGTTATTACGGGGTGTAAAAACAGCTTGGGAACAAGGCTGGGACAAAATCAAGTTATATTTCATGATCGGTTTACCAGGGGAAACCGATGCAGATGTGTTGGGTATTGCTGAAACAGTCAGTTGGTTACAACGGGAATGTCGGGCGAAGGGTAGGAAACCAATGGCATTCAATTTGACAATTTCTAACTTTACACCCAAGCCCCATACGCCATTTCAGTGGCACTCGGTTGCTAGTGCTGAGTTTGAACGTAAGCAAAAGTTGCTGCAACAAGAATTCCGCCGCATGAAAGGCGTGAAGGTAAACTTTACCGATGTGCGGCTGTCAGCGATGGAAGATTTTATCGGTAGAGGCGATCGCTCTCTTGGTAAAGTTTTACATCGGGCCTGGGAATTAGGTGCAGGTATGGATTCCTGGTACGACAGCATCGAGCGTGCATACAATGCTTGGGGAGTTGCGATCGCTGAAGCTGGCCTCAGTTGGAAATACCGCCAAGTTGAGAATGGCGAGTGGAATTTGTTTGGGACAGAGGAGATCAGGGGACAAGGGGGACAAGAAGGAGAAATTGCTTCCTTGTCTTTCCTCACTCCTCACACTCCTCACACTCCACTCCCTCCCTCCCTCAACAAACCCCTACCATGGGACCATATAGACACTGGTATCGACAAAAAATGGCTAAAAGAAGACTTAAAACGCGCCCTAGAAGCTGCGATCGTTCCTGATTGCTCATTTGATGGTTGTTCTCACTGTGGTGTCTGCGGCACAGACTTTGGTCATAACATTGTCATTCCCCCACTACCAATCCCAGAATTTGCGGGACAGTTTGTACCTAATACTACTAGAGTTCAAAGACTACGGGTATGGTTTGGCAAACAAGGCGATATGGCTCTGATTAGCCACCTCGATATAATGCGCTTGTTTGATCGAGCCATGCGGCGAGCTGGATTGCCAATTGCTTTTACAGGTGGGTATCATCCATCACCCCGGATTTCTGTGGCTTCGGCTTTGCCTTTGGGAGCTACCAGTAGTGGTGAAATTGTGGATTTTGAGTTAACTCAGCGACTGGATGTGGATACTTTTCGCCAAAGATTGGTAGATGTACTATCTAGTGATATACCTATATATGATGTGGTAGAGCTGGATTTAAAAGCTCCTGCTGCTACCCAAGGGCTAGAAGCTGCTGAGTATGTACTTAAGATCGCTGTACCAGAATCATCAACAGCATCACAATGGCAAGAATGGCTGAATACAATTACACAAAAAAGTGAGCTTTGGTATGAGCAAACTACTAAGTCAGGCAAAACTCAGTTAGTAAATCTGCGCGATCGCTTATTTGAGATGGAATTGCTGGAAATTACTAATGTCGATGCACAATCAGCAGTGAGTTTGCGTTATTTGGGTAGTTGTCGTCCAGATGGTACGCTGTTGCGTCCAGAACAAGTTCTGTTTATGCTAGAACAAGTGTCTGGTAAAGAATTACAACTACTGCAAATCCATCGCCGTCGTTTGCTGTTGCGCGACTAGTTCATACTTTCAGGGGTAACTTGCTATTTAGTTACCCCTCAATTTTGGACATGGGGAATTGATTTTTAACAAGGTTGCGTTAGAATGATATGAAGAGAATTTTCTGGCGCTGCATTGAGTTATTTGGTTCACAATCCTGGTACTCAGGGTTTGAAAGCAAAGATTTAGAGAGCAACATCTAGGATTTTATCCCAGACCACCACCAGGCAGATTCAAGAACACTCTCTCTTGATGGCTACCTTGTGAATCAGTGACTACATAAAAGGCTCCGTCGGCTTCTCTCAACTTTATGATTTTTAACACACATGCTGAATGCCTAATTCTTAGAGAATGAGTGCATTGCATTAAAAATTAACCATGGACGGGTGATTAAATTGCTTAAATAATATGCAGCCGTTCTGGAAAAATCGGGCGTGTAAACGCATTTTCTCAGTCGATAGCTCTTTAAGTGTGGGCTTTGGTTCGCAGTTTTTACTAACAGCAGCGCCTGTTTGGGCTTGCAGGGGCAATAGGGACAACGTGCCCCCAAGTCTATTTTTGCTGCCAATTTTTGAGGAAATTGAATGCCAAAACAAATTATTATCGCGGAGCAGCATCAAATAGCTGCCGTCTTTTCTGAAGATCAAATACAAGAATTAGTTGTTGCTACAGGTCATCACCAAATTGGTGATATCTACTTAGGAGTAGTAGAAAATGTATTACCTGGGATAGATGCTGCTTTCGTAAATATCGGCGACCCAGAACGCAACGGATTTATTCACGTTACAGACTTAGGCCCATTACGGCTCAAGCGTACAGCAGCAGCCATCACAGAATTACTAGCACCACAACAAAAAGTATTAGTGCAAGTAATGAAGGAGCCAACAGGGACAAAGGGGCCAAGGCTTACAGGAAACATTACCTTACCCGGACGTTACGTCGTACTCATGCCCTACGGACGGGGTGTAAATTTATCCCGCCGAATCAAAAATGAAAATGAACGTAACCGCTTACGGGCATTAGCAATTTTAATTAAACCTGCGGGGATGGGTTTGTTGGTTCGCACCGAAGCAGAAGGCAAACCAGAAGAAGCAATCATTGAGGATTTAGAAAACCTACAAAAACAATGGGAAGCTATTCAACAAGAAGCAGTTTCTACCCGCGCCCCTGCACTCCTCAACCGGGATGATGACTTTATCCAGCGTGTATTGCGCGATATGTATGGTGCGGATGTCAACCGCATAGTCGTAGACTCTAGTACTGGTTTAAAACGGGTGAAGCAGTATTTGCAAAACTGGAGTGGTGGACAAGTACCACAAGGATTGTTAATTGACCACCACCGCGATCGCACAGCAATTTTAGAATACTTCCGGATCAACGCTGCGATCAAAGAAGCCCTCAAACCTAGAGTAGACCTTCCTTCTGGTGGTTACATTATCATCCAACCCACCGAAGCATTAACAGTGATCGATGTCAACTCTGGTTCATTTACGCGATCAGCAACAGCCAGAGAAACAGTGTTATGGACAAACTGCGAAGCTGCCACAGAAATAGCCCGCCAGCTACGTTTACGGAATATTGCTGGTGTGATAGTCGTTGACTTCATTGATATGGAAACACGACGTGACCAACAGCACGTCCTGGAACACTTTAACAAAGCCTTGAAAGCAGACAAAGCCCGTCCTCAGATTGCTCAATTAACTGAACTAGGTCTAGTAGAACTCACCCGCAAGCGTCAAGGTCAAAATATTTACGAATTGTTTAGCGAACCTTGTCAAACCTGTGGTGGTTTAGGACATGTTGTGCATTTACCTGGAGAAACAGAAAGCCGTTCCATCGCATCACCAGCCGAATTACCAGAACGCTTTGTATCTTTGCCTCAAAGAGAACCCCGTCTGCCGTCTCCTCGCTTGAGTGAACCACGGGATAGTTACGAAGGATTCGGGGAAGGAT
Above is a genomic segment from Fischerella sp. JS2 containing:
- a CDS encoding STAS domain-containing protein; this translates as MQAVLKNPTITVIRPQGSLNAANALEFKQDLIKALAQNTSSRLLVDLEQVEALDSAGLMALVSALKFAQDLGRQFSLCSVSPSLRIVFELTQLDKVFEIF
- a CDS encoding TIGR03936 family radical SAM-associated protein, with product MAIAVEKLITSDIIKPGRYLGNERLAIHKPWGTAVIRWVLTYPEVYEVGASNLGHIILYNILNAQPRQLCDRAYLPNPDLAAKLRTTKTPLFAVESKRSLTEFDILGFSLSYELGATNILEMLDLAGIPLTWKERNERTREIRKQGGRLGGHGSIPQSFCYPLIFAGGQTATSNPEPYADFFDFFALGDGEELLPEIGLVLEEGKQAGLSRQELLLDLAQIPGVYVPQFYNMAADGSVHPNRPDVPKRILRRVATPIPAYSIGLVPYVETVHDRLTIEIRRGCTRGCRFCQPGMLTRPARDVEPEKVVAAIEKGMRETGYNEFSLLSLSCSDYLSLPAVGMEIKNRLKNDNISLSLPSQRVDRFDENIANILGGMRQSGLTFAPEAGTQRMRDIVNKGLTNEELLRGVKTAWEQGWDKIKLYFMIGLPGETDADVLGIAETVSWLQRECRAKGRKPMAFNLTISNFTPKPHTPFQWHSVASAEFERKQKLLQQEFRRMKGVKVNFTDVRLSAMEDFIGRGDRSLGKVLHRAWELGAGMDSWYDSIERAYNAWGVAIAEAGLSWKYRQVENGEWNLFGTEEIRGQGGQEGEIASLSFLTPHTPHTPLPPSLNKPLPWDHIDTGIDKKWLKEDLKRALEAAIVPDCSFDGCSHCGVCGTDFGHNIVIPPLPIPEFAGQFVPNTTRVQRLRVWFGKQGDMALISHLDIMRLFDRAMRRAGLPIAFTGGYHPSPRISVASALPLGATSSGEIVDFELTQRLDVDTFRQRLVDVLSSDIPIYDVVELDLKAPAATQGLEAAEYVLKIAVPESSTASQWQEWLNTITQKSELWYEQTTKSGKTQLVNLRDRLFEMELLEITNVDAQSAVSLRYLGSCRPDGTLLRPEQVLFMLEQVSGKELQLLQIHRRRLLLRD
- a CDS encoding Rne/Rng family ribonuclease; amino-acid sequence: MPKQIIIAEQHQIAAVFSEDQIQELVVATGHHQIGDIYLGVVENVLPGIDAAFVNIGDPERNGFIHVTDLGPLRLKRTAAAITELLAPQQKVLVQVMKEPTGTKGPRLTGNITLPGRYVVLMPYGRGVNLSRRIKNENERNRLRALAILIKPAGMGLLVRTEAEGKPEEAIIEDLENLQKQWEAIQQEAVSTRAPALLNRDDDFIQRVLRDMYGADVNRIVVDSSTGLKRVKQYLQNWSGGQVPQGLLIDHHRDRTAILEYFRINAAIKEALKPRVDLPSGGYIIIQPTEALTVIDVNSGSFTRSATARETVLWTNCEAATEIARQLRLRNIAGVIVVDFIDMETRRDQQHVLEHFNKALKADKARPQIAQLTELGLVELTRKRQGQNIYELFSEPCQTCGGLGHVVHLPGETESRSIASPAELPERFVSLPQREPRLPSPRLSEPRDSYEGFGEGYEHDTDLGGLNLSNHPSYQEISDSKRRRRRRIGLNGGNGKEEPRINGNPLSLVNEPDMDIDADRDLVETSDLPIPNINKSGWVERGERAKISRPEIVKPVVEPPEIVTVEMTPPEQDVYALMGVSPLVKLNREVRNPKSVIINVTLPGQAATMPTQTTPEVIAQTATSTIEAPLETEPSPPVATETSDLPMMADETEATTTTVVRRRRRRSSALETDSTDES